Proteins found in one Coffea eugenioides isolate CCC68of chromosome 5, Ceug_1.0, whole genome shotgun sequence genomic segment:
- the LOC113770520 gene encoding DDRGK domain-containing protein 1, with the protein MEDIFIAILSMLLVFALVPLYLWKRRLDSRSPDQPREEEEPQVRQRETVVRGSGARRMRRRPAASGASSSSAGATVEEAVDESDEEADGNEYYPAKVSKKKEKKRQEREAQRQADEAARESRRTKQDHYEEMRRRKDEEREAQELKLEEEARARKAKEEEAAALEFEKWKGEFSVDAEGTTANEVQDGGQDLLSGFVDYIKNHKCIPLEDLAAEFKLRTQDCINRITSLEDMGRLSGVMDDRGKYIYISQEEMNAVAEYIKREGRVGISHLASKSNQFIDLEPKSQFVDDISSVEEIAVA; encoded by the exons ATGGAGGATATATTTATTGCAATTCTGTCGATGCTTCTGGTGTTTGCTTTAGTACCGCTGTATCTATGGAAACGCCGACTTGATTCTCGGTCTCCTGATCAACCTCGAGAGGAGGAGGAACCTCAG GTTAGGCAAAGGGAAACAGTAGTGAGGGGTAGTGGAGCTCGGCGGATGCGGCGAAGACCTGCTGCTTCTGGTGCCAGCTCATCGTCAGCCGGAGCTACTGTAGAAG AAGCTGTTGATGAAAGTGATGAAGAAGCTGATGGAAATGAATACTATCCTGCTAAAGTGtcgaagaaaaaggaaaagaagcggCAGGAAAGAGAAGCACAGAGACAG GCTGACGAGGCTGCACGTGAGTCAAGACGGACCAAACAAGATCATTACGAAGAAATGAGGAGGAGGAAGGATGAGGAACGAGAAGCGCAAGAGCTTAAGCTG GAAGAAGAAGCCAGAGCTCGCAAAGCCAAGGAGGAAGAAGCTGCTGCATTAGAATTCGAAAAATGGAAAGGGGAATTCTCAGTTGATGCAGAAGGTACTACAGCAAATGAAGTCCAAGATGGAGGCCAAGACCTACTCTCTGGTTTTGTGGATTACATCAAG AATCATAAATGCATTCCATTGGAAGATCTTGCCGCAGAGTTCAAATTACGGACCCAG GACTGTATTAACCGGATCACCTCGCTAGAAGATATGG GGAGACTATCTGGAGTCATGGATGATAGAGGCAAATACATATATATCTCGCAAGAAGAGATGAATGCTGTAGCTGAATACATCAAGCGCGAGGGTAGGGTCGGCATATCCCACTTAGCTAGCAAGTCCAACCAGTTCATAGATTTGGAACCAAAATCCCAGTTTGTGGATGACATCAGCAGTGTAGAAGAGATAGCTGTTGCTTGA
- the LOC113772392 gene encoding COBRA-like protein 10, translating to MRSKGMKITWNVVVAYLVLILFYHGLVICEAQDGLGLGLGGDSSGDGDGDGVAAPPPPGLDSCNGVYLSYSFDGREKIYPHVKNASAQAYSFTSILSLINTGSVELKAWQVKVGFQYNELLVSTDGGVLVGESEMPVSVGKNGTIFAGYPMTDLKTAIETAGDTTQIQVQVQIKGTMFGLKKGTPMPKNIKLLNDGYKCPPAKRQGSYMSVCCMRDPKFKVKIIKTRFSPRQYGDLNMVYDVLQAYQNKYFAQVTIDNNSPLGRLDHWNLTWNWMKNEFIYSMKGAYTHKRDPYDCIYGPQGQYYQDFDFSTVMSCSSRPIISDLPREKKDDDKVGKLPYCCKNGTLLPSVMNETESRAIFQLEVFKLPPDIQNKTSITPPQNWNITGVLNPTYKCGPPVRVDPTEFPDPSGLDSTTAAIASWQVTCNITRPKTKAAKCCVSYSAYYADSVIPCNTCACGCGETSRCDANAQALTLPPEALLVPFTNRTATAKAWAHLKKHKLPLKLPCPDNCGVSINWHIDSDYNTGFAARMTLFNWGENIFANWFAAIQMKKAYPGYEKVYSFNGTKLPDLNDIIFMQGLPGLNYLVGEVNGTHPTSPRVPGKQQSVISFSKKHTPHLNIAAGDGFPTKVIFNGEECALPTRLPQRSDGKRRSTLSFLPAIFIAIITFLLLADL from the exons ATGAGAAGCAAAGGAATGAAAATAACATGGAATGTAGTGGTGGCTTACCTTGTCCTCATCCTTTTTTATCATGGTCTGGTGATATGTGAGGCCCAAGATGGTCTTGGCCTTGGCCTCGGGGGTGACAGTAGTGGCGATGGCGATGGCGATGGTGTTGCAGCACCACCGCCACCAGGACTGGATTCCTGCAATGGTGTCTATCTCTCATATTCTTTTGACGGACGAGAGAAGATATATCCACACGTGAAAAATGCATCAGCGCAGGCATATTCATTCACGAGTATTTTAAGTTTGATTAATACAGGATCGGTTGAGCTCAAAGCATGGCAGGTTAAGGTTGGTTTTCAGTATAATGAGCTATTGGTTTCGACTGATGGGGGAGTTCTCGTTGGCGAGTCCGAGATGCCTGTTTCAGTGGGAAAAAATGGCACGATTTTTGCAGGGTATCCAATGACAGATCTAAAGACAGCCATTGAGACTGCTGGGGATACGACTCAGATTCAGGTTCAGGTGCAAATCAAGGGAACAATGTTTGGGTTGAAGAAGGGTACTCCTATGCCCAAGAACATTAAATTGTTAAATGATGGCTATAAGTGTCCTCCTGCAAAACGCCAAG GAAGTTACATGAGTGTATGTTGCATGAGGGATCCGAAATTCAAAGTAAAGATTATCAAAACCAGATTTTCGCCTCGCCAATACGGTGACCTTAATATGGTATACGATGTTCTTCAAGCCTATCAAAACAAGTACTTCGCACAAGTCACTATCGACAACAACAGTCCGCTTGGTCGTCTGGATCACTGGAACTTGACTTGGAATTGGATGAAAAATGAGTTCATATACTCGATGAAGGGAGCTTACACGCACAAGAGGGACCCTTATGATTGTATTTATGGCCCCCAAGGACAATATTATCAGGATTTCGACTTCAGCACTGTCATGAGCTGCAGTAGTAGGCCGATCATTTCTGATTTACCTCGTGAGAAGAAGGATGATGATAAGGTTGGTAAGTTGCCATATTGCTGCAAAAATGGGACTCTTTTGCCATCGGTTATGAATGAGACGGAGTCAAGAGCCATTTTCCAACTTGAGGTCTTCAAGCTTCCACCTGATATTCAGAACAAAACTTCAATCACCCCACCCCAGAATTGGAATATCACTGGTGTTCTAAATCCAACTTACAAATGTGGCCCCCCAGTCAGGGTAGATCCCACAGAATTCCCAGACCCTAGTGGACTTGATTCAACTACAGCAGCAATTGCAAGTTGGCAAGTAACTTGCAATATTACTCGCCCCAAGACTAAGGCAGCTAAGTGCTGTGTTTCTTACTCTGCTTACTATGCTGACTCCGTTATTCCATGCAACACCTGCGCTTGTGGATGTGGAGAAACATCTCGCTGTGATGCAAATGCGCAGGCGTTGACTCTCCCTCCTGAAGCCTTACTTGTACCTTTCACTAACCGAACAGCCACGGCAAAAGCTTGGGCTCATTTAAAGAAGCACAAGTTGCCGTTAAAATTGCCTTGTCCAGATAATTGTGGCGTGAGCATAAACTGGCATATTGATTCAGATTACAACACTGGGTTTGCGGCAAGAATGACCCTCTTCAATTGGGGGGAAAATATCTTCGCAAATTGGTTCGCGGCCATCCAAATGAAGAAAGCTTACCCTGGTTACGAAAAGGTTTATTCCTTCAATGGCACGAAACTACCTGACCTCAATGACATCATATTCATGCAGGGCTTACCTGGATTGAACTACTTAGTGGGAGAGGTGAATGGAACTCACCCGACTAGCCCAAGAGTACCCGGAAAACAGCAATCAGTGATTTCATTCTCCAAGAAACACACACCTCACCTTAATATAGCTGCTGGTGATGGATTCCCTACAAAAGTAATATTCAATGGTGAAGAATGTGCTCTTCCGACAAGATTACCGCAAAGATCAGATGGAAAGCGTAGATCTACACTAAGCTTTTTGCCAGCCATTTTCATTGCGATCATAACATTCCTGCTATTGGCTGATCTCTGA
- the LOC113772401 gene encoding TBC1 domain family member 15-like — MWRDPGAPADEFYQVRPECTDVPKSKFRIKAGKTLSVRKWQAAFTPEGQLDIGKTLSRIYRGGIHPSIRGEVWEFLLGCYDPKSTFDERDEIRQSRRAKYASIKEECRQMFPLIGSGRFITAPVITEDGEPIQDPIVLQQMDLDPALIMPQNDAVGHNPRDKKVIQWKLTLHQIGLDVVRTDRTLVFYEKQENLSKLWDILAVYAWSDADVGYCQGMSDLCSPMIMLLEDEADAYWCFDRLMRRLRGNFRCTESSVGVETQLSNLASITQVIDPKLHQHLETLGGGDYLFAFRMLMVLFRREFSFCDSLYLWEMMWALEYDPDMFSMYEEPESAAEKSEGSKGKVKSRRQCGKYERDNMKNGGKNDEAPLPISIFLVASVLKDKSSKLLTEARGLDDVVKILNDMTGNLDAKKACTGAMKLHKKYLKKAKKP; from the exons ATGTGGAGGGACCCTGGAGCTCCTGCTGATGAGTTCTATCAGGTTCGGCCTGAATGTACTGATGTTCCCAAAAGCAAGTTTCGAATCAAG GCTGGAAAGACATTAAGTGTGCGGAAATGGCAGGCTGCATTTACTCCAGAAGGGCAACTTGATATAGGCAAAACACTTAGTCGCATTTATCGTGGG GGTATCCATCCTTCAATTAGAGGTGAAGTTTGGGAGTTCCTATTGGGTTGTTATGATCCTAAGAGCACATTTGATGAGCGAGACGAGATTCGGCAAAGTCGTAG GGCAAAATATGCCTCAATTAAAGAAGAGTGCCGGCAAATGTTTCCTTTGATTGGAAGTGGTAGGTTTATCACAGCACCTGTAATCACCGAAGATGGTGAGCCTATTCAAGATCCTATAGTACTTCAACAGATGGATTTGGACCCGGCATTAATAATGCCACAAAATG ATGCTGTTGGTCACAATCCACGAGACAAGAAAGTAATTCAATGGAAACTTACACTACATCAAATAG GTCTGGATGTTGTTCGGACTGACAGGACATTAGTATTTTACGAGAAGCAAGAAAACTTGTCAAAGCTTTGGGATATTCTAGCTGTTTATGCCTGGTCTGATGCAGATGTTGGCTATTGTCAAG GAATGAGTGATCTTTGCTCCCCTATGATAATGCTTCTGGAAGATGAAGCAGATGCATATTGGTGCTTTGATCGTCTAATGCGGAGATTG CGAGGAAATTTCAGATGCACAGAGAGCTCTGTTGGTGTGGAGACACAGCTCAGCAATCTAGCTTCGATTACTCAAGTTATTGATCCCAAGCTTCATCAGCACTTAG AAACCCTTGGCGGAGGTGATTATCTGTTTGCTTTCCGCATGCTTATGGTTTTGTTTCGTAGAGAGTTCTCCTTTTGCGATTCTTTATACCTATGGGAG ATGATGTGGGCCCTGGAGTATGACCCAGACATGTTCTCTATGTATGAGGAACCTGAATCTGCTGCTGAAAAATCTGAGGGATCTAAAGGAAAAGTGAAGTCAAGACGCCAGTGTGGAAAGTACGAGAGAGATAACATGAAAAATGGGGGCAAAAATGATGAAGCGCCTCTTCCGATTTCTATTTTTCTTGTAGCGAGTGTCCTCAAAGATAAAAGTTCCAAGTTGTTGACGGAAGCTCGAGGTCTAGATGACGTTGTTAAG ATTCTGAACGACATGACTGGAAACTTAGATGCAAAGAAGGCCTGTACTGGTGCTATGAAACTTCACAAGAAGTATCTGAAGAAG GCCAAGAAGCCATGA